A single window of Melospiza georgiana isolate bMelGeo1 chromosome 6, bMelGeo1.pri, whole genome shotgun sequence DNA harbors:
- the GSKIP gene encoding GSK3B-interacting protein isoform X2: METDCNPMELANNTGFEEDSDYRDFEGTDVKDMRLEAEAVVNDVLFAVSNMFVSKTLPCAEDVAYINVETRERNRYCLELTEAGLRVVAYDFDQTDDRLQTPYHETVYSLLDSLSPAYREVFGNALLQRLEALKKESQS, translated from the exons ATGGAGACTGATTGCAATCCTATGGAGTTGGCCAATAATACAGGGTTTGAAGAAGATTCTGATTATAGAGACTTCGAAGGAACAGACGTGAAAGATATGAGACTAGAAGCCGAAGCTGTTGTAAATGATGTTTTGTTTGCTGTCAGTAACATGTTTGTGTCAAAAACCCTTCCCTGTGCAGAGGATGTGGCATACATCAATGTGGAAACCAGGGAAAGGAACAGATACTGTCTGGAGCTCACTGAAGCGGGACTTAGG GTAGTAGCTTATGATTTTGATCAGACTGATGATAGACTGCAAACTCCATATCATGAAACTGTCTACTCCTTGTTGGACTCTCTCAGCCCTGCATATCGAGAGGTGTTTGGAAATGCATTACTACAAAGACTAGAAGCTTTGAAGAAAGAAAGTCAGTCATGA
- the GSKIP gene encoding GSK3B-interacting protein isoform X1, translating into MFMMETDCNPMELANNTGFEEDSDYRDFEGTDVKDMRLEAEAVVNDVLFAVSNMFVSKTLPCAEDVAYINVETRERNRYCLELTEAGLRVVAYDFDQTDDRLQTPYHETVYSLLDSLSPAYREVFGNALLQRLEALKKESQS; encoded by the exons ATGTTCAT GATGGAGACTGATTGCAATCCTATGGAGTTGGCCAATAATACAGGGTTTGAAGAAGATTCTGATTATAGAGACTTCGAAGGAACAGACGTGAAAGATATGAGACTAGAAGCCGAAGCTGTTGTAAATGATGTTTTGTTTGCTGTCAGTAACATGTTTGTGTCAAAAACCCTTCCCTGTGCAGAGGATGTGGCATACATCAATGTGGAAACCAGGGAAAGGAACAGATACTGTCTGGAGCTCACTGAAGCGGGACTTAGG GTAGTAGCTTATGATTTTGATCAGACTGATGATAGACTGCAAACTCCATATCATGAAACTGTCTACTCCTTGTTGGACTCTCTCAGCCCTGCATATCGAGAGGTGTTTGGAAATGCATTACTACAAAGACTAGAAGCTTTGAAGAAAGAAAGTCAGTCATGA